The following proteins come from a genomic window of Erpetoichthys calabaricus chromosome 18, fErpCal1.3, whole genome shotgun sequence:
- the ggt1a gene encoding gamma-glutamyltransferase 1a, with translation MSKKNITVGLVALLLVAVSLFVGLFFGLSCKVSFPKNSYSKAAVAADAGKCSEIGRDILKQKGSAVDACIAALLCIGLMNAHSAGIGGGLFFNIYNASTGQVEIINARETAPRAATENMFQNNPELARKGALAIAVPGEIRGYQLAHKRYGRLPWKDLFEPSIKLAESGFPLGRALAQAIEKEKEVIENDMSLCEVFCDSKGKILKINEIIRFPKLAKTYRQIAEEGADVFYNGSLAYQIVKDIKEQGGIITIEDLQNYKLDSENQPLKFEISNYTMYVPSAPSSGAVLGLILNILEGYNLTNESVSTVENKILTYHRIIEAFRFAFAKRSKLGDPHFLNITNFIQKMTTEEFAEKLRSKISDDTTFPVEYYEPEYLVQDDHGTTHISILAEDGSAVSATSTINLYFGSKVRSNVTGIIFNNEMDDFSTSNSSNGFEVPPSPNNFIKPGKRPLSSMCPAILLDKNKKVKMIAGASGGTKITTATALVILNTLFFKYDLKESVKNPRMHNQLLPNVTQLEDGILQAIEDGLRAKNHKIEKLPPPGAMVQAILHDGHRIYAECDERKGGYPAGY, from the exons ATGAGCAAAAAAAATATCACCGTAGGGTTAGTGGCCCTACTGTTGGTCGCCGTCAGTCTCTTTGTGGGCCTTttttttggactcagttgtaaaGTTTCCTTCCCTAAGAACTCCTATTCCAAGGCAGCAGTTGCAGCAGATGCTGGCAAATGCTCTGAAATTGGCCG gGATATCCTTAAGCAAAAGGGCTCAGCAGTGGATGCCTGCATTGCAGCATTACTATGCATTGGGCTCATGAATGCTCACAGTGCTGGAATTGGAGGAGGgttgttttttaacatttataatgcTTCAACTG GACAAGTAGAAATTATCAATGCCAGAGAGACAGCTCCACGAGCAGCAACAGAGAACATGTTTCAAAATAACCCTGAACTCGCCAGAAAAG gaGCATTGGCTATTGCTGTTCCTGGTGAGATTCGAGGATACCAATTGGCTCACAAACGTTATGGCAGATTACCCTGGAAGGACCTTTTTGAACCTAGTATTAAACTGGCAGAGAGTGGTTTTCCCTTAGGAAGGGCTCTTGCTCAGgcaattgaaaaagaaaaggaggtgaTTGAGAATGATATGTCTTTATG tgaagTATTTTGTGACTCCAAAGGGAAAATCTTGAAGATAAATGAAATCATCAGATTCCCCAAGTTAGCGAAAACATACAGACAAATAGCCGAAGAGGGAGCTGATGTCTTTTACAATGGATCACTTGCATATCAGATAGTTAAAGACATTAAAGAGCAAG gTGGAATTATTACAATAGAGGACCTGCAGAATTACAAACTTGATTCAGAGAATCAACCTTTGAAATTTGAGATAAGCAACTATACAATGTATGTTCCCAGTGCTCCATCATCAGGTGCAGTCCTTGGACTCATATTAAATATTCTTGAAG GATACAATTTAACCAATGAAAGTGTTTCAACAgtggaaaataaaatattgacgTATCATCGCATCATAGAAGCATTCCGATTTGCATTTGCCAAGAGGAGCAAACTGGGGGACCCACACTTCCTGAACATTACCAAT TTCATACAAAAGATGACCACTGAAGAATTTGCTGAGAAACTCCGGAGTAAAATTTCTGATGATACTACCTTTCCAGTTGAGTATTATGAGCCTGAATACTTAGTCCAGGATGATCATGGAACGACACATATCTCCATTTTGGCAGAAGATGGAAGTGCCGTGTCTGCCACCAGCACCATCAACCTTTA ctttGGATCAAAGGTACGCTCTAATGTAACAGGCATAATTTTTAACAATGAGATGGATGACTTCAGCACAAGCAACAGTTCAAATGGATTTGAAGTGCCTCCTTCACCCAATAACTTCATTAAGCCTG GTAAAAGGCCATTATCTTCCATGTGTCCAGCTATTTTAttggacaaaaacaaaaaggtaaagATGATAGCGGGTGCATCAGGAGGAACAAAAATTACTACAGCTACAGCACTG GTGATCTTGAATACTCTGTTTTTCAAATATGATTTGAAGGAATCTGTGAAAAATCCACGAATGCATAACCAGCTTTTACCCAATGTGACACAGTTGGAAGATGGCATTCTCCAG GCTATTGAAGATGGTCTTCGGGCGAAGAATCACAAAATTGAGAAGCTACCACCTCCAGGGGCCATGGTACAGGCTATCTTACACGATGGGCACCGGATTTATGCAGAGTGTGATGAACGGAAAGGAGGATATCCTGCAGGTTATTAA